One genomic window of Candidatus Kuenenia stuttgartiensis includes the following:
- a CDS encoding group II intron maturase-specific domain-containing protein, with amino-acid sequence MRDITRRTQGVNLQAIVDTLNPVIRGHVNYFRLGNVQKVYRSLDCWVRMRLRCFKFSRKWRTDNKRFPVHRFFKMGLLSFEREFLKACAKA; translated from the coding sequence ATCAGAGACATCACCAGACGTACACAGGGCGTCAATCTGCAAGCCATCGTTGATACATTAAACCCCGTAATTCGTGGGCATGTCAACTATTTTCGGCTGGGCAATGTACAAAAGGTATATCGCTCATTAGACTGTTGGGTACGCATGAGACTGAGATGTTTCAAGTTCTCAAGAAAATGGAGAACAGACAACAAGCGTTTCCCTGTTCACCGATTCTTTAAAATGGGGTTACTCTCATTCGAAAGAGAATTTCTTAAGGCGTGTGCTAAAGCATGA
- a CDS encoding Mu transposase C-terminal domain-containing protein has protein sequence MLVDGEALPTNLCLFIDCYSRYVVEERYYLKQTLDILIDSLIRAWTIHGSPKELYLDNAKVYHSDALRSACYNLGIKLIHRPPRDPAPGGLVERFFGTSQTQFESEVRSGDIITLDAINQAFSAYLAVVYHARIHSETNQSPKQRYDEGLTVIRHVDMDAALAFFMKRIPRTVDRTFADVRIDNRFYRVDPKLRGDKVEVRYDPYGDLKKVLIYSANGEYLGSGNLYLRDQGAETPAASPSKPKHNYLDLITQKHKSILQAQAKGIDYHQIISERPWPFMAFVQKLALLMGHKGSLSAFSSHELESLKKCYNRIPALNESLLTEAFQNASVKTLPYIIRELQIAYSKKEVS, from the coding sequence GTGCTCGTTGACGGCGAGGCGCTTCCCACAAACCTCTGTCTCTTTATCGACTGCTACAGCCGTTATGTGGTCGAAGAACGGTATTATCTCAAACAAACCCTCGATATCCTTATCGATTCTCTCATCAGGGCCTGGACTATCCACGGCTCGCCCAAAGAACTCTACCTCGACAATGCCAAGGTCTACCACTCTGACGCCCTGCGCTCTGCCTGTTACAACCTCGGCATTAAACTCATCCACAGACCACCACGCGACCCTGCTCCCGGCGGACTGGTCGAACGTTTCTTCGGCACCAGCCAGACACAGTTCGAGTCGGAAGTCCGCTCCGGCGACATTATCACCCTTGATGCCATTAACCAGGCCTTCTCCGCTTACCTTGCCGTTGTCTATCACGCAAGAATCCACTCCGAAACCAATCAATCTCCAAAACAACGCTACGACGAGGGGCTTACCGTCATCCGACACGTCGATATGGACGCCGCTCTTGCCTTCTTCATGAAACGCATCCCCAGAACCGTTGACAGAACCTTTGCCGATGTCCGCATTGATAACCGCTTTTACCGTGTTGACCCCAAACTCAGAGGCGATAAAGTAGAAGTCCGTTACGACCCATACGGCGATCTCAAAAAGGTCTTGATCTATTCCGCAAACGGTGAATACCTCGGCTCGGGAAATCTCTACCTGCGCGACCAGGGCGCTGAAACTCCAGCCGCCTCACCTTCAAAACCAAAACATAATTACCTCGACCTTATCACTCAGAAACACAAATCCATTCTCCAGGCTCAGGCCAAAGGCATTGATTACCACCAAATCATCTCCGAACGACCCTGGCCATTCATGGCATTCGTCCAGAAACTCGCACTCCTCATGGGACACAAAGGCTCTCTCTCCGCCTTCAGCTCTCATGAACTCGAATCGCTTAAAAAATGCTACAACCGTATCCCCGCTCTCAACGAATCATTGCTCACGGAGGCATTCCAAAATGCCTCCGTGAAAACCTTACCCTATATCATTCGTGAATTACAAATCGCTTACTCGAAAAAGGAGGTCTCTTAA
- a CDS encoding ExeA family protein, with amino-acid sequence MFTSHFSMTTQPFSERINTSLIMKDERFTQGLARLQYLLHSGSIAVLYGQTGVGKSTLLKLFLSQIPQNLFLPIYLHFTHLKSSSLLSLIVSQLGEIPKHTKDRLFLQIMDKSLRSNLTPIIVIDEAHLLKTDAITDLRLLVSSPLDSSTHLKIILSGQEHLKYILKRDIHADFAQRISVHYHIHPLTKTQTAAYIDFHLKSSGASDKIFDSDVKDLIHEFSAGIPRQINAISTACLINASIRQSQKITQDIFHQALAEIQSF; translated from the coding sequence ATGTTTACTTCTCATTTTTCCATGACTACTCAGCCGTTCTCTGAAAGAATCAACACCAGCCTTATCATGAAAGACGAACGCTTTACCCAGGGGCTTGCACGACTCCAATACCTCTTACACTCAGGCTCTATCGCCGTCCTCTACGGACAGACGGGAGTCGGAAAATCCACACTCCTCAAACTCTTCCTCTCACAAATCCCCCAAAACCTGTTTCTCCCCATCTACCTCCATTTTACCCACCTAAAATCATCCAGCCTTCTCTCCTTAATCGTCTCCCAGCTCGGTGAAATACCAAAACACACCAAAGACCGGCTCTTCCTCCAAATTATGGATAAATCCTTGCGCTCAAATCTCACTCCCATTATCGTTATCGACGAGGCTCATCTCCTGAAAACCGACGCCATCACAGACCTCAGACTCCTTGTCAGCTCTCCGCTTGATTCTTCCACTCATCTCAAAATCATCCTCTCGGGACAGGAACACCTCAAATATATCCTCAAAAGAGACATCCATGCCGACTTCGCACAACGCATCTCGGTACATTACCACATTCATCCCCTTACTAAAACTCAAACCGCTGCATACATAGACTTCCATCTGAAATCTTCCGGCGCATCCGATAAAATCTTTGACTCAGACGTCAAAGACCTGATCCATGAGTTCTCCGCCGGCATCCCAAGGCAAATCAACGCCATTTCCACCGCCTGCCTGATTAACGCTTCCATCAGACAATCACAGAAAATTACCCAGGATATCTTCCATCAGGCTCTTGCTGAAATTCAATCTTTTTAA
- a CDS encoding YaaW family protein, whose product MDLKQRDGDLVGVLQKLNEEEKNEIAKALKYDSIEELKNKYGVIRDDLALEQEIRYAGSDWITDGVFSDDWATYGKIVRRVAKSVKAKYTDNTTAEDLEQRILRIIVDKAWEKMDEGKRREYEKTVCEFEDQMRAEDPEKLKELLEYLNVNSMRGMAPGVLLSAGMAFSFGGFLSYQILVIVMAAIGRTLGIKIAMNAVTKSAALFIPGLNIVMGVWMAWDVMRIISGPAMRKIVPVVPLLCMARIRQRAEG is encoded by the coding sequence ATGGATCTCAAACAGCGCGATGGTGATTTGGTAGGCGTTTTGCAAAAACTAAACGAGGAAGAGAAAAATGAAATAGCGAAGGCTTTGAAGTATGATAGTATTGAGGAGTTGAAAAATAAATATGGTGTGATAAGGGATGACCTTGCCCTTGAACAAGAGATACGATATGCCGGCAGCGATTGGATAACAGACGGAGTTTTCAGCGATGATTGGGCCACATACGGAAAAATCGTTCGTAGGGTAGCAAAGTCTGTTAAGGCTAAATATACAGACAATACAACGGCTGAAGATTTAGAACAAAGGATATTGAGAATCATCGTAGACAAGGCATGGGAAAAGATGGACGAGGGCAAGAGGCGGGAATACGAGAAAACAGTATGTGAATTCGAAGACCAAATGCGTGCCGAAGACCCTGAGAAATTGAAAGAGTTGCTGGAATATCTCAATGTTAACAGTATGCGCGGTATGGCGCCTGGCGTATTATTGTCGGCTGGGATGGCATTTAGCTTTGGCGGTTTTTTGTCGTACCAAATATTGGTAATTGTTATGGCTGCTATAGGCAGAACGCTAGGGATTAAGATTGCTATGAATGCAGTGACGAAGAGCGCGGCGCTCTTCATTCCAGGGCTGAACATTGTGATGGGAGTCTGGATGGCGTGGGATGTTATGCGGATAATCAGTGGACCTGCCATGCGCAAGATAGTACCCGTAGTGCCTTTGCTGTGTATGGCGAGGATTAGGCAGAGGGCGGAAGGCTAG
- a CDS encoding YkvA family protein: MSKDGELQVAIPDGYSDESFWEKVKKFAKVAGKEVIEKSLWLYYAAQRPETPLWAKTVIYGALAYFICPVDAIPDVIPVVGFADDLGALAAALATVAVYINDEVKTKTSVKLKNWFGVEASAEKI, from the coding sequence ATGAGCAAAGATGGTGAATTGCAGGTGGCTATTCCGGATGGGTATTCGGATGAAAGTTTTTGGGAAAAGGTTAAAAAATTTGCAAAAGTTGCAGGCAAGGAGGTAATCGAAAAAAGCTTGTGGCTATACTATGCTGCCCAGCGACCGGAAACGCCCCTGTGGGCAAAGACTGTTATTTACGGCGCACTGGCATATTTTATATGTCCGGTGGACGCGATACCCGACGTGATACCGGTTGTCGGCTTTGCAGATGACCTGGGCGCTTTGGCGGCTGCGCTTGCAACAGTGGCTGTATACATCAATGATGAAGTAAAGACTAAGACTTCGGTGAAATTGAAAAATTGGTTTGGAGTAGAGGCATCTGCGGAAAAGATATAA
- a CDS encoding GIY-YIG nuclease family protein encodes MPDSIKVIVMDKLYSVYIMTNKNNTVLYTGVTNNLKRRVYEHREKRVEGFTKKYNVTKLVIARVSACHCEGFFRSNQYTTRYFVT; translated from the coding sequence ATGCCAGATTCAATCAAGGTAATTGTAATGGATAAATTATACTCCGTTTACATAATGACGAATAAAAATAATACCGTACTCTACACAGGGGTTACGAATAATCTTAAAAGAAGAGTATATGAGCATAGAGAGAAAAGGGTCGAGGGGTTTACAAAAAAGTATAATGTTACAAAACTTGTCATCGCAAGGGTCTCAGCTTGTCATTGCGAGGGTTTTTTCCGAAGCAATCAGTATACTACGAGATACTTCGTGACGTAA
- a CDS encoding helix-turn-helix domain-containing protein encodes MGAKEIKELREKLGATQSEFAKALGISFSTVSRWESGISQPDDTQEEQLIALKQLVDNKDVDQKKIRKMLGLMGIGGVIATAVIAGFVITNPWGAAITSLIKKSSNTGKILDLFKKNKKPK; translated from the coding sequence ATGGGTGCAAAAGAAATTAAGGAACTTCGTGAAAAGCTGGGTGCAACCCAGTCCGAGTTTGCAAAGGCATTGGGAATCAGCTTTTCAACAGTGAGCAGGTGGGAAAGCGGCATTTCACAGCCTGACGATACACAGGAAGAACAGCTCATTGCGCTGAAGCAATTGGTTGATAATAAAGACGTAGATCAGAAAAAAATCCGGAAGATGCTGGGATTGATGGGCATAGGCGGCGTTATAGCCACGGCAGTAATCGCAGGGTTTGTCATAACGAATCCATGGGGGGCGGCAATAACTTCACTCATAAAAAAATCCTCAAACACCGGAAAAATATTGGACCTTTTCAAAAAGAATAAAAAACCGAAATAA
- a CDS encoding SagB/ThcOx family dehydrogenase: protein MSNGIGKEFMHMTKYQYLAASDQMKGIQQPPLELPYDRSKSIIALPKPEDIVVKNADVRRVIESRTSIRNYSKKPLTLEELSYLLWCTQDVKEVIPGTATYRNVPSAGARHSLETYLLINNITGLLPGVYRFLASKHKLMEVNLQPDIADKITEACLGQNIIKLCDVVFIWSAVAYRMKWRYGERGYRYMHLDAGHVCQNLYLSAESIDCGACAIAAFSDDNINDLLSLDGDEEFVIYLAAAGKK, encoded by the coding sequence ATGTCAAACGGAATTGGAAAAGAGTTTATGCACATGACAAAATATCAGTATTTAGCGGCATCGGATCAGATGAAAGGGATACAACAGCCGCCTTTGGAGCTTCCTTATGACCGGTCAAAATCGATTATAGCTTTACCGAAACCGGAGGATATTGTTGTAAAAAATGCTGATGTACGAAGAGTGATAGAATCAAGAACAAGTATACGTAATTATTCTAAAAAACCATTAACCCTTGAAGAATTATCTTACCTGCTGTGGTGCACTCAGGATGTAAAAGAAGTAATACCCGGGACTGCAACGTATCGAAACGTGCCGTCAGCGGGGGCGCGGCATTCTTTGGAAACGTATTTATTGATAAATAACATAACGGGTTTGTTGCCAGGCGTATACAGATTTCTTGCATCTAAACATAAGCTGATGGAGGTAAATTTACAACCGGATATTGCTGATAAAATTACAGAAGCGTGTTTGGGGCAGAATATAATAAAACTATGCGATGTTGTTTTCATTTGGTCTGCGGTAGCTTACCGTATGAAATGGCGATATGGAGAACGCGGATACAGATATATGCATCTGGATGCAGGACACGTCTGCCAGAATTTGTATTTAAGCGCAGAATCAATTGATTGCGGGGCATGCGCAATTGCGGCGTTTTCTGATGATAATATAAACGATTTACTCTCTCTCGATGGCGATGAGGAATTTGTAATATATTTGGCAGCCGCAGGTAAAAAATAA
- a CDS encoding amylo-alpha-1,6-glucosidase yields the protein MTIVFKKNICQTVSLSLEKEWLEANGIGGYASSTIIGANTRRYHGLLMAATKPPLGRMLMLSKLEEALFVDGREYPLSTNIYPNTIFPEGYKHLVQFQSDPFPVWEYSVEGMLIKKTVFMVYGQNTTVIMYQIHRENEMLPPPVLSIRFMIAFRDYHSLTHENPCLNTGYTNLRNGVCLTPYKELSSLYVFFNATSIDSNCFWYKNMKYPKEIERGMEAYEDHFSPFAINFSPIQNDAIYYVVASTENYDCIDINELYEKETGRRNALNNNIQRNQIIFPFVFPGTGDENTGNSDILNCLLSTSDTFIVKRGNCRKSIIAGYHWFADWGRDTMISLPGLTLVQGKYDTAKEILLTYAGHVNKGMIPNRFPDYGELPEYNTVDASLWYIHAVYKYYLYSKDILTIQNKLYPVLHEIVSYYRKGARYNIHMESDGLIYAGEEGIQLTWMDAKVGDWVVTPRMGKAVEVNALWHNALRIISFFAEIMDLENDYREYSALSVKAGNSFNELFWFEEGGYLYDYVDGGMKNSSIRPNQIFAISLPFVSLPFRKQQAVFEIIKKHLLTPYGLRSLSPADKDYIGVYRGNVYERDRAYHQGTVWAWLIGPYLDAFFKIYGNNIHTKRMMVELLQPLCNHIYDAGIGSISEIFDGDYPHTPRGCISQAWSVGELLRAMFENLAK from the coding sequence ATGACTATCGTTTTTAAAAAGAATATCTGTCAAACGGTTTCTCTTTCTTTAGAAAAAGAATGGCTGGAGGCAAACGGGATTGGTGGCTATGCCTCATCTACAATTATTGGCGCCAATACAAGACGTTATCATGGGTTGCTTATGGCGGCAACAAAGCCGCCCCTGGGAAGAATGTTAATGCTGTCCAAATTAGAAGAAGCGCTCTTTGTTGATGGGCGGGAATATCCTTTGTCCACGAACATTTATCCTAATACGATCTTCCCGGAAGGATACAAACATCTCGTTCAATTCCAATCAGATCCGTTTCCTGTATGGGAGTATTCTGTAGAAGGAATGCTGATTAAAAAAACGGTTTTTATGGTGTATGGTCAAAATACCACCGTGATTATGTATCAGATACATCGGGAGAATGAAATGCTTCCCCCCCCTGTTTTATCAATTCGTTTTATGATTGCTTTTCGTGATTATCACAGTCTGACTCATGAGAATCCCTGTTTGAATACCGGTTATACAAATCTGCGCAATGGGGTTTGTTTAACGCCATACAAGGAACTCTCATCTCTGTATGTTTTTTTTAATGCAACATCAATCGACTCAAATTGTTTTTGGTATAAAAATATGAAATATCCTAAGGAGATTGAACGGGGAATGGAGGCCTATGAGGATCATTTCAGCCCTTTTGCTATCAACTTCAGTCCAATACAAAACGATGCAATCTATTATGTTGTCGCATCAACGGAAAACTATGATTGCATAGATATTAATGAACTCTATGAAAAGGAAACAGGACGCAGAAATGCGTTGAACAACAATATCCAAAGAAATCAAATAATTTTCCCCTTTGTTTTTCCAGGAACAGGAGACGAAAACACCGGGAATTCTGACATTCTGAACTGCTTACTCTCCACATCAGACACTTTTATTGTAAAGAGGGGGAATTGCAGGAAAAGTATTATTGCCGGATACCATTGGTTTGCTGATTGGGGAAGGGATACGATGATTTCGCTTCCAGGCTTAACCCTTGTTCAGGGGAAATATGATACGGCAAAAGAAATATTGCTTACGTATGCCGGCCATGTCAATAAAGGCATGATTCCTAATCGTTTTCCCGACTACGGAGAATTGCCGGAATACAATACAGTGGATGCGTCTTTGTGGTACATACATGCGGTGTATAAGTATTATCTCTATTCTAAAGATATACTAACAATTCAGAATAAGCTGTATCCGGTTTTACACGAAATCGTCTCCTATTACCGTAAAGGCGCCCGCTATAATATTCACATGGAGAGCGACGGTTTAATCTATGCCGGTGAAGAAGGCATTCAACTGACATGGATGGACGCAAAAGTGGGTGATTGGGTGGTGACCCCCCGGATGGGCAAGGCGGTTGAGGTCAATGCCCTTTGGCATAATGCATTGAGGATTATCTCTTTTTTTGCGGAAATCATGGATTTAGAAAATGATTACCGTGAATATTCTGCGTTATCTGTAAAGGCAGGCAATTCATTCAATGAACTGTTTTGGTTCGAAGAAGGCGGCTATCTTTACGATTATGTTGACGGCGGAATGAAAAACTCTTCAATCCGCCCGAATCAGATATTTGCCATAAGTCTGCCATTCGTGTCATTACCCTTCAGAAAACAACAGGCTGTTTTTGAGATCATAAAAAAACATTTATTAACACCTTATGGATTGAGGAGTCTTTCCCCCGCCGATAAAGATTACATTGGTGTTTATCGAGGAAATGTTTATGAGAGGGATAGGGCATACCATCAGGGTACCGTATGGGCATGGCTGATAGGGCCATATCTTGATGCATTTTTTAAAATATACGGCAACAATATTCATACAAAAAGAATGATGGTTGAATTACTACAACCATTGTGTAATCATATTTACGATGCCGGAATTGGTTCTATTTCGGAGATTTTTGACGGAGATTATCCCCACACGCCGCGCGGATGTATATCACAGGCCTGGAGTGTCGGCGAATTGCTGCGGGCAATGTTTGAAAATTTGGCAAAGTAG
- the bfr gene encoding bacterioferritin, which yields MEGNPKVIVVLNELLMAEITAINQYFVHAKMCENWGYKRLYEFNEKNSIEEMKHAEKLIERLLYLEGIPKMDLGKITVGKVVKEQLENDYALEKIAIQRLQKSITLCAEVGDAGSRELLEHILTDEEKHANDLEEHLQQIKDMGIENYLSVQVIKKDE from the coding sequence ATGGAAGGAAATCCAAAGGTTATTGTGGTTTTAAACGAGTTGTTAATGGCTGAAATTACAGCGATTAACCAATATTTTGTGCATGCCAAGATGTGTGAAAACTGGGGATATAAACGCCTGTATGAATTTAATGAGAAAAATTCCATAGAAGAGATGAAGCATGCGGAAAAACTCATTGAACGCTTGTTGTATTTAGAAGGCATACCAAAAATGGATCTTGGTAAAATTACTGTAGGAAAGGTTGTTAAGGAGCAACTGGAGAATGATTACGCTTTGGAAAAAATTGCAATTCAGAGACTCCAAAAATCAATCACCTTGTGCGCTGAGGTTGGAGACGCCGGTTCCAGGGAGTTGCTTGAACATATTTTGACCGATGAAGAAAAACACGCAAATGATTTGGAGGAACACTTGCAGCAAATTAAGGATATGGGGATTGAAAATTATTTGTCTGTTCAGGTAATAAAAAAAGATGAGTAG
- a CDS encoding sensor histidine kinase yields MRDTGIGIEDDEKDKIFSAFYRSNSTKDKDSNGAGIGIALTRRLVELHGGMVGVESNVDNGSIFWLTFPENECIKERTASGTQRFMRSNPSLIDLLFD; encoded by the coding sequence GTGAGAGATACGGGTATTGGGATTGAGGATGATGAAAAAGACAAAATATTTTCGGCATTTTACCGGTCAAACAGCACAAAAGATAAAGATTCCAACGGCGCCGGAATCGGGATTGCACTTACACGCAGACTGGTTGAATTACATGGAGGAATGGTAGGTGTAGAAAGCAATGTTGACAATGGGAGCATATTTTGGCTTACATTCCCTGAGAATGAATGCATAAAAGAAAGAACAGCATCAGGAACTCAGCGTTTTATGCGGTCTAATCCCTCCCTTATAGATTTATTATTTGACTAA
- a CDS encoding ATP-binding protein, with protein MKTLVDFAFEEIPGLNAKEVFRLSECGYIERSENICFIGQTGTGKTHLSIALGVEACKKKKTVLFFTAAKLVNMLLEARSEQQLSRLQKRLIKAELVILDELGYLPLSKEGSELLFQFFADRYENGATIISSNLEFADWTKFMNDPTMTSALLDRNNTS; from the coding sequence ATCAAAACGCTTGTTGATTTTGCATTTGAAGAGATTCCTGGTTTAAACGCCAAAGAGGTATTTCGACTGAGTGAATGTGGTTATATAGAAAGATCAGAAAATATTTGTTTTATAGGTCAGACAGGAACGGGAAAGACACACTTGTCGATAGCGTTGGGAGTTGAGGCTTGCAAGAAGAAAAAAACCGTATTGTTTTTTACTGCCGCGAAGCTGGTGAATATGTTGTTGGAAGCCAGATCGGAGCAGCAATTGTCTCGACTACAGAAAAGACTCATCAAGGCCGAATTGGTAATATTGGATGAATTAGGGTATTTACCCTTGTCTAAAGAAGGATCAGAGTTGTTGTTTCAGTTTTTTGCAGATCGCTACGAAAATGGAGCGACCATTATTAGTTCCAACCTGGAATTTGCTGATTGGACGAAATTTATGAATGATCCCACAATGACGTCGGCACTTTTAGACCGGAATAACACATCATAG
- a CDS encoding ATP-binding protein produces MNHAILELNLKQLKLPMFSKHHKSFAEYATRNNQPYEEYLRALSEEEIVNRDQNRVKNLIKQAQFSIHQNAC; encoded by the coding sequence ATGAATCATGCAATATTGGAACTGAATTTAAAACAATTAAAGCTTCCCATGTTTTCGAAGCATCATAAATCATTTGCTGAGTATGCGACACGAAACAACCAGCCGTATGAAGAGTATTTGAGAGCGTTAAGCGAAGAGGAGATTGTAAACCGGGACCAGAATCGGGTGAAGAATTTAATAAAACAAGCACAATTTTCCATTCATCAAAACGCTTGTTGA
- a CDS encoding Mu transposase domain-containing protein translates to MCLHCYQLIYSNDIFVYVSESERQEALFYSHKLAFEYFDGIAQKVRYDNLSQAVKRILRGKLREESDHFRTFRELYGFEAEFCERGKGWQKRDVEGLVGYVRRNCFSPVPTIRDLEECNRELSEWCKSLRAKRKVYGTGELVGERYEEERRCFRALPLKEIDVGIHAIAKANHYSLISVEGAFYSVPTRYAYHQVDIVITIKEVIASYKGEEIARHQRTDQKGRQIFDPLHYLSVYTEKPYTAINSKPIRQLPAIFRKFFECAYHKGYGTARECIKVLELLRSYSVEELGIAIEMAMSYEQYDVEGVKQVLIQLRHSSPWRGLWPQPNSKYEYRNTKQIQMTKNPMLQTLRNPHLINALRLCILKNEHKKQEVDG, encoded by the coding sequence TTGTGTCTGCATTGTTATCAATTAATCTACTCAAACGATATTTTTGTATATGTGTCTGAGAGTGAACGACAGGAAGCGTTGTTTTATTCTCACAAATTGGCCTTTGAATATTTTGATGGTATAGCACAAAAGGTACGGTATGACAATTTAAGCCAGGCGGTGAAGCGGATCCTGAGGGGGAAGTTACGAGAGGAGTCTGATCATTTTCGAACATTTCGTGAGCTATATGGGTTTGAAGCAGAATTTTGTGAAAGAGGCAAGGGGTGGCAAAAGAGAGATGTCGAGGGTCTGGTAGGGTACGTCAGGAGGAATTGTTTTTCTCCAGTGCCAACGATACGTGATTTAGAAGAATGTAATCGGGAATTATCTGAGTGGTGTAAAAGTCTTCGGGCAAAGCGTAAGGTATATGGGACAGGGGAGCTTGTTGGTGAGCGTTACGAAGAAGAGAGAAGGTGTTTTCGTGCATTGCCGTTGAAGGAGATAGATGTCGGTATACATGCGATCGCGAAAGCCAATCACTATTCTCTGATATCAGTGGAAGGAGCATTTTATTCTGTGCCAACCAGATATGCGTACCATCAAGTGGATATAGTCATAACGATAAAGGAGGTAATAGCCAGTTACAAGGGAGAAGAGATTGCCCGCCATCAAAGGACAGATCAGAAGGGCAGGCAAATATTCGACCCACTGCATTATCTTTCGGTATATACGGAGAAGCCGTATACTGCAATCAATAGCAAGCCGATTCGTCAATTGCCGGCAATATTCAGGAAGTTTTTTGAGTGTGCATATCATAAGGGATATGGAACTGCCAGGGAATGTATAAAGGTGTTGGAATTATTGAGGAGCTATTCGGTAGAAGAGTTAGGAATTGCAATAGAAATGGCCATGTCGTATGAGCAGTATGATGTGGAAGGAGTCAAACAGGTATTAATTCAATTAAGACATAGTAGTCCTTGGCGCGGCCTTTGGCCGCAACCAAATTCAAAATACGAATATCGAAATACGAAACAAATTCAAATGACAAAAAACCCAATGCTCCAAACTTTACGTAATCCTCATCTAATCAATGCCTTACGGTTATGCATTTTGAAAAACGAGCATAAAAAACAAGAAGTTGATGGATAG